In Vigna unguiculata cultivar IT97K-499-35 chromosome 3, ASM411807v1, whole genome shotgun sequence, a single genomic region encodes these proteins:
- the LOC114177096 gene encoding calcineurin B-like protein 8 isoform X2 yields the protein MFHVFYSYLSLISKRCLLPYLRTVTTNTGSSCHNKDLLGHLFNSAISDRIMSYNPLTETMSMSMSCFCLKKTRPKTKLGLSTVLASETSFTVNEIEALLCTFKKLSSDDDFLHKEEFHLALFDNGNKQNLFADRVFDMFDIKRDGVISFGEFVRSLSIFHPNASEEKKIEFAFRLFDLTQSGYIEHHETMLEVDSKGDGKIDNEEWRDYVTKNPSLLKIMTLPYLKDITLAFPSFILHSEMED from the exons ATGTTCcatgttttttattcttatctCTCTTTAATCTCTAAAAGATGTTTGCTCCCATATCTGAGGACGGTTACAACCAATACAGGATCATCATGTCATAACAAAGATTTACTG GGCCATCTGTTTAACAGTGCTATCTCTGACAGAATCATGTCCTATAATCCTTTAACTGAAACTATGTCGATGTCTATGAGCTGCTTTTGCTTGAAGAAAACGAGACCAAAGACTAAGCTAGGACTATCCACCGTTCTTGCTTCGGAAACATCCT TTACTGTGAATGAGATTGAGGCTTTGCTTTGCACGTTTAAGAAATTAAGTAGTGATGATGACTTCCTTCACAAG GAGGAGTTCCATCTTGCACTTTTTGATAATGGTAACAAGCAGAATCTATTTGCAGATAGG GTATTTGATATGTTTGACATCAAGCGTGATGGAGTAATTAGCTTTGGGGAGTTTGTTCGCTCACTCAGTATCTTTCATCCAAATGCCTCTgaagagaagaaaattgaat TTGCATTTAGATTGTTTGACCTTACACAGAGTGGATACATTGAGCATCACGAG ACAATGCTGGAGGTTGATTCAAAAGGAGATGGTAAGATAGATAATGAAGAGTGGAGAGATTATGTGACAAAAAATCCTTCTCTTCTGAAGATCATGACTCTACCTTATCTAAA GGATATAACTCTGGCATTTCCCAGCTTTATTTTGCACTCTGAGATGGAAGACTAG
- the LOC114177096 gene encoding calcineurin B-like protein 8 isoform X1 yields MFHVFYSYLSLISKRCLLPYLRTVTTNTGSSCHNKDLLGHLFNSAISDRIMSYNPLTETMSMSMSCFCLKKTRPKTKLGLSTVLASETSFTVNEIEALLCTFKKLSSDDDFLHKEEFHLALFDNGNKQNLFADRVFDMFDIKRDGVISFGEFVRSLSIFHPNASEEKKIEFAFRLFDLTQSGYIEHHELKEMVLATLTESDVTVPDDVVEAIVDRTMLEVDSKGDGKIDNEEWRDYVTKNPSLLKIMTLPYLKDITLAFPSFILHSEMED; encoded by the exons ATGTTCcatgttttttattcttatctCTCTTTAATCTCTAAAAGATGTTTGCTCCCATATCTGAGGACGGTTACAACCAATACAGGATCATCATGTCATAACAAAGATTTACTG GGCCATCTGTTTAACAGTGCTATCTCTGACAGAATCATGTCCTATAATCCTTTAACTGAAACTATGTCGATGTCTATGAGCTGCTTTTGCTTGAAGAAAACGAGACCAAAGACTAAGCTAGGACTATCCACCGTTCTTGCTTCGGAAACATCCT TTACTGTGAATGAGATTGAGGCTTTGCTTTGCACGTTTAAGAAATTAAGTAGTGATGATGACTTCCTTCACAAG GAGGAGTTCCATCTTGCACTTTTTGATAATGGTAACAAGCAGAATCTATTTGCAGATAGG GTATTTGATATGTTTGACATCAAGCGTGATGGAGTAATTAGCTTTGGGGAGTTTGTTCGCTCACTCAGTATCTTTCATCCAAATGCCTCTgaagagaagaaaattgaat TTGCATTTAGATTGTTTGACCTTACACAGAGTGGATACATTGAGCATCACGAG TTGAAGGAAATGGTGTTGGCTACTCTCACTGAATCAGATGTTACAGTTCCCGATGATGTTGTTGAAGCAATTGTGGACAGG ACAATGCTGGAGGTTGATTCAAAAGGAGATGGTAAGATAGATAATGAAGAGTGGAGAGATTATGTGACAAAAAATCCTTCTCTTCTGAAGATCATGACTCTACCTTATCTAAA GGATATAACTCTGGCATTTCCCAGCTTTATTTTGCACTCTGAGATGGAAGACTAG
- the LOC114177096 gene encoding calcineurin B-like protein 8 isoform X3: protein MSYNPLTETMSMSMSCFCLKKTRPKTKLGLSTVLASETSFTVNEIEALLCTFKKLSSDDDFLHKEEFHLALFDNGNKQNLFADRVFDMFDIKRDGVISFGEFVRSLSIFHPNASEEKKIEFAFRLFDLTQSGYIEHHELKEMVLATLTESDVTVPDDVVEAIVDRTMLEVDSKGDGKIDNEEWRDYVTKNPSLLKIMTLPYLKDITLAFPSFILHSEMED from the exons ATGTCCTATAATCCTTTAACTGAAACTATGTCGATGTCTATGAGCTGCTTTTGCTTGAAGAAAACGAGACCAAAGACTAAGCTAGGACTATCCACCGTTCTTGCTTCGGAAACATCCT TTACTGTGAATGAGATTGAGGCTTTGCTTTGCACGTTTAAGAAATTAAGTAGTGATGATGACTTCCTTCACAAG GAGGAGTTCCATCTTGCACTTTTTGATAATGGTAACAAGCAGAATCTATTTGCAGATAGG GTATTTGATATGTTTGACATCAAGCGTGATGGAGTAATTAGCTTTGGGGAGTTTGTTCGCTCACTCAGTATCTTTCATCCAAATGCCTCTgaagagaagaaaattgaat TTGCATTTAGATTGTTTGACCTTACACAGAGTGGATACATTGAGCATCACGAG TTGAAGGAAATGGTGTTGGCTACTCTCACTGAATCAGATGTTACAGTTCCCGATGATGTTGTTGAAGCAATTGTGGACAGG ACAATGCTGGAGGTTGATTCAAAAGGAGATGGTAAGATAGATAATGAAGAGTGGAGAGATTATGTGACAAAAAATCCTTCTCTTCTGAAGATCATGACTCTACCTTATCTAAA GGATATAACTCTGGCATTTCCCAGCTTTATTTTGCACTCTGAGATGGAAGACTAG